The following proteins come from a genomic window of Elusimicrobiota bacterium:
- the purQ gene encoding phosphoribosylformylglycinamidine synthase I, with product MSVKALVLRSPGSNCDVESAWALEAAGAAPERVHVNAFLRGEARLKEYGLLMFPGGFSFGDDIASGKVLANRLVFRLREQLEDFLRLGRPVLGVCNGFQVLVKAGLLPDPLAPEALGNPSVTLSDNDSGRFECRWIYLKTTARKSFWTQGLPDVFPLPVAHGEGKFMTSTPAGMKALEKNGQIAFRYVDARGRRAPYPGNPNGSVGDVAGITSVDGNILGLMPHPERNAFPFQHAQWTRLKPRPKDGVGLQIFKNAVRRAARG from the coding sequence GTGAGCGTCAAGGCGCTGGTGCTGCGGTCCCCCGGGAGCAATTGCGACGTGGAGTCGGCCTGGGCGTTGGAGGCGGCGGGCGCCGCCCCCGAGCGGGTGCACGTCAACGCCTTCCTCCGGGGCGAAGCGCGGCTCAAGGAGTACGGGCTCCTCATGTTCCCCGGCGGTTTCTCATTCGGGGACGACATCGCCTCCGGCAAGGTCCTGGCCAACCGCCTGGTGTTTCGGCTGCGCGAACAGTTGGAGGACTTTCTCCGGCTGGGCCGCCCCGTGCTCGGGGTGTGCAACGGGTTCCAGGTGTTGGTCAAGGCCGGCTTATTGCCCGACCCGTTGGCGCCCGAGGCCCTGGGCAACCCCAGCGTCACCCTGTCCGACAACGATTCCGGCCGCTTCGAGTGCCGTTGGATTTATTTGAAAACCACCGCCCGGAAAAGTTTCTGGACCCAGGGCCTGCCCGACGTGTTTCCTTTGCCCGTGGCCCACGGGGAAGGCAAGTTCATGACCTCGACGCCCGCCGGGATGAAAGCCCTGGAAAAAAACGGCCAGATCGCTTTCCGTTATGTCGATGCCCGGGGCCGCCGCGCCCCTTACCCCGGCAACCCGAACGGGTCGGTGGGCGACGTCGCGGGCATCACCAGCGTCGACGGGAACATCCTGGGGCTCATGCCCCACCCGGAGCGGAACGCTTTCCCCTTTCAGCACGCCCAATGGACGCGCCTCAAGCCCCGACCGAAAGACGGCGTGGGCCTTCAGATTTTCAAAAACGCCGTCCGTCGCGCGGCCCGGGGGTAA
- a CDS encoding amidophosphoribosyltransferase, whose protein sequence is MHQKSPLDVLHEECGVFGIYNHAEASRLAYLGLQQLQHRGQESAGIVSSDGKKFFAHVAMGLVSDVFKQDVLDRLKGRMAVGHVRYATAGASSVANAQPIVVATARGPIAIGHNGNLTNAGALRKRLEGLGSIFQTSSDTEVILHLVAKSPARNLAAALKDALQQVTGAYSLVIQTPTTLYAVRDPWGVRPLHLGRLNGSHVIASETCAFDIIGAQFVREVRPGEILAMNGDGARVVGQLPSPAKAHCVFEFVYFARPDSQIFGRSVYQARKALGRRLAQEAPVRADIVVAVPDSATCAALGFSEESGIPIEMGLIRSHYKGRTFIEPKQSIRDFGARMKYAAVAEALKGKRVVLIDDSIVRGTTSRKIVRMLRKTGAKEIHMRISSPPIMGPCFYGIDTPEARELIATRMSVKRIREYLNVDSLSYLSLEGMLAAAGGSPSSYCTACFNRRYPIPVEDGGRCR, encoded by the coding sequence ATCCATCAGAAAAGCCCGCTCGATGTTTTGCACGAGGAGTGCGGTGTTTTCGGCATTTACAACCACGCCGAAGCTTCCCGCTTGGCCTACTTGGGTTTGCAGCAACTCCAACACCGGGGCCAGGAGTCGGCCGGGATCGTCAGTTCCGACGGAAAAAAATTCTTCGCCCACGTGGCCATGGGGCTCGTGTCGGACGTTTTCAAGCAAGACGTCCTGGATCGCCTCAAAGGGCGGATGGCCGTGGGCCACGTGCGCTACGCCACGGCGGGAGCCTCCTCGGTGGCCAACGCGCAACCCATCGTGGTCGCGACGGCCCGGGGCCCCATCGCCATCGGCCACAACGGCAACCTCACCAACGCCGGGGCGCTGCGCAAGCGGTTGGAAGGGCTGGGGTCCATTTTTCAAACCTCGTCGGACACGGAAGTCATTCTCCATTTGGTGGCCAAATCCCCGGCCCGCAACCTGGCGGCGGCGCTCAAGGACGCCCTGCAGCAGGTCACGGGCGCCTACTCCCTGGTGATCCAAACACCCACGACCCTGTACGCCGTCCGCGACCCCTGGGGGGTGCGGCCCCTGCATCTGGGCCGGCTGAACGGGTCCCACGTGATCGCCTCGGAAACCTGCGCGTTCGACATCATCGGCGCCCAATTCGTCCGGGAAGTGCGGCCCGGCGAGATTTTGGCCATGAACGGGGACGGCGCCCGGGTCGTCGGCCAACTGCCGAGCCCCGCCAAGGCCCATTGCGTGTTCGAGTTCGTCTATTTCGCCCGTCCGGACAGCCAAATTTTCGGACGCAGCGTCTACCAGGCGCGCAAGGCCCTGGGCCGCCGTTTGGCCCAGGAGGCGCCGGTGAGGGCCGACATCGTGGTCGCCGTCCCCGATTCCGCCACCTGCGCGGCGTTGGGGTTTTCCGAGGAGTCGGGCATTCCCATCGAGATGGGCCTCATCCGCAGCCACTACAAGGGACGCACCTTCATTGAGCCCAAACAATCCATCCGCGACTTCGGCGCGCGCATGAAATACGCCGCCGTGGCGGAAGCCCTCAAGGGCAAACGCGTCGTCTTGATCGACGATTCCATCGTGCGGGGCACCACCAGCCGCAAAATCGTCCGCATGTTGCGTAAAACCGGCGCCAAGGAAATTCACATGCGGATCAGTTCGCCCCCGATCATGGGACCTTGCTTTTACGGCATCGACACCCCCGAGGCGCGGGAACTCATCGCCACGCGCATGTCCGTTAAGCGTATTCGCGAGTACTTGAACGTCGACAGTTTGAGTTACCTGAGTCTGGAAGGCATGTTGGCGGCCGCGGGCGGATCCCCGTCGAGCTATTGCACGGCCTGTTTCAACCGGCGCTACCCCATCCCCGTCGAAGACGGCGGTCGTTGCCGATGA
- the purD gene encoding phosphoribosylamine--glycine ligase, which translates to MKVLVLGGGGREHALAWALRRSAAVSEVYCAPGNAGIEGAATCLPLSPNKPAEILRFLNEKEIGLTVIGPEAPLVDGLADALRAGGRLVFGPNAAAARLEGSKILAKEFMRAHGLPTADFRVFVNAGDALSFVRSAEWKDTFRVVKADGLAAGKGVVVAQDRAEVLAAVESMMVDRAHGAAGERILIEELLTGEELSVMALTDGKTLLPLLPTQDHKRVFDNDQGPNTGGMGAYGPVPQVGADLWRSIEKEVFDRFLAGIAAEALDYRGVIYFGLMLTPDGPRVLEFNVRFGDPETQVILPMGKGDWLPLFLATAEGNLAGKKFKAHPGAAVTVVLASGGYPGKFEKGKVISGLDDVENDNVTVFHAGTARDARGRVVTAGGRVLTVTARGADLTAARQATYAAVGKIKFDGAHFRTDIGARALAALAKS; encoded by the coding sequence ATGAAAGTCCTGGTGTTGGGCGGGGGCGGGCGGGAGCACGCGCTGGCGTGGGCCCTGCGGCGAAGCGCCGCGGTGAGCGAAGTGTACTGCGCCCCGGGCAACGCCGGCATCGAAGGCGCCGCGACCTGCCTTCCCTTGTCGCCGAACAAGCCGGCGGAAATCCTCCGCTTTCTAAACGAAAAAGAAATCGGCCTCACGGTCATCGGCCCCGAAGCGCCCTTGGTGGACGGCCTCGCCGACGCCCTGCGCGCGGGGGGCCGCCTGGTGTTCGGTCCCAACGCCGCCGCCGCCCGCCTCGAGGGAAGCAAAATTCTCGCCAAGGAGTTCATGCGCGCCCACGGCTTGCCGACCGCGGATTTCCGCGTGTTCGTGAACGCCGGCGACGCCCTGTCCTTCGTTCGATCGGCGGAATGGAAAGACACTTTCCGCGTGGTGAAGGCCGACGGCCTGGCGGCGGGCAAGGGCGTGGTGGTGGCCCAGGACCGCGCCGAGGTCTTGGCCGCCGTGGAGTCCATGATGGTCGATCGGGCCCACGGGGCGGCGGGCGAGCGGATCCTGATCGAGGAGCTCCTCACCGGTGAAGAGCTTAGCGTCATGGCCCTCACCGACGGAAAAACCCTTCTGCCTCTGTTGCCCACCCAGGACCACAAAAGAGTTTTCGACAACGACCAGGGTCCCAACACCGGGGGCATGGGCGCCTACGGTCCTGTGCCCCAGGTGGGCGCCGACCTTTGGCGATCCATTGAAAAGGAAGTTTTCGACCGTTTTCTCGCCGGTATCGCCGCGGAGGCCTTGGACTACCGGGGCGTCATCTATTTCGGCCTGATGTTGACCCCCGACGGACCCCGCGTGCTGGAATTCAACGTGCGGTTCGGCGATCCGGAAACCCAGGTGATCCTCCCCATGGGCAAGGGCGACTGGTTGCCTCTTTTCCTGGCCACCGCCGAGGGGAACTTGGCCGGCAAGAAATTTAAAGCCCATCCCGGCGCCGCCGTCACGGTGGTTCTCGCCTCGGGGGGTTACCCCGGCAAGTTCGAGAAGGGCAAAGTCATTTCCGGCCTCGACGACGTGGAAAACGATAACGTCACGGTCTTCCACGCCGGAACCGCCCGCGACGCGCGGGGCCGCGTGGTGACGGCGGGGGGCCGCGTGTTGACGGTGACGGCCCGGGGCGCCGACCTCACGGCCGCCCGCCAAGCGACCTACGCGGCCGTGGGCAAAATCAAGTTCGACGGCGCCCATTTCCGCACCGACATCGGCGCCCGCGCCCTCGCCGCCCTGGCGAAGTCGTAA
- a CDS encoding tetratricopeptide repeat protein — MKLRSFVAVALLAVFAGSARAAADDPAALYRDGLLAETVDRDFAAAIDLYERAVAAASPPHPKALLRRAQCLETLGRTDEARAAYDAAIAHAEISDPGVAETARWRRDRLTVPSPTPAALPAALPRLRGPRWEVRLDGGYSLLYPARLYGRNDATYASAGFSPHQTALWASGHYRLSPHWAVGMEAGEFLPRPARAVQADALIGPGDLVAQRVDARATYFGPTVLASFRRRRWVVAGSAGFGPCVQRTRIDHRVLTGANAGERGETGSSNTDVAVSLSAALERRLTPRFWMGLGARSLAVLLREFNNGRSATDPFSRRKTRHLLFPFLRFGYTF, encoded by the coding sequence ATGAAATTGCGCTCCTTCGTCGCCGTCGCCCTGCTCGCGGTCTTCGCGGGATCGGCGCGGGCCGCGGCCGACGACCCGGCGGCGCTGTACCGGGACGGCCTGTTGGCCGAAACCGTGGATCGCGATTTCGCGGCGGCGATCGATCTCTACGAACGGGCGGTCGCGGCCGCGTCGCCGCCCCACCCCAAAGCCCTTTTACGCCGCGCCCAATGCCTGGAGACCCTCGGGCGGACCGATGAAGCGCGCGCCGCCTACGACGCCGCTATCGCCCACGCCGAAATCAGCGACCCCGGCGTGGCGGAAACCGCGCGCTGGCGCCGGGACCGATTGACCGTCCCTTCCCCCACGCCGGCGGCGCTCCCCGCCGCGCTCCCTCGCCTGCGCGGTCCCCGGTGGGAAGTGCGCCTGGACGGCGGCTATTCCCTCCTTTACCCCGCGCGGCTTTACGGACGCAACGACGCCACCTACGCCTCGGCCGGGTTCTCCCCCCATCAAACGGCGTTGTGGGCGTCGGGGCATTATCGACTTTCGCCCCATTGGGCCGTGGGGATGGAAGCGGGGGAATTCCTCCCCCGTCCGGCGCGGGCGGTGCAGGCCGACGCCCTGATCGGCCCCGGGGACCTGGTGGCGCAACGGGTGGACGCCCGGGCGACCTATTTCGGCCCGACGGTTTTGGCGTCTTTTCGCCGACGACGATGGGTGGTGGCGGGGAGCGCCGGGTTCGGCCCCTGCGTCCAGCGGACGCGCATCGATCACCGCGTGCTGACCGGGGCGAACGCGGGCGAGCGCGGCGAAACCGGGTCCAGCAACACGGACGTCGCGGTGTCGCTGTCGGCGGCGTTGGAGCGGCGACTCACGCCCCGGTTTTGGATGGGCCTGGGGGCGCGCTCCCTCGCGGTGCTCCTGCGGGAATTCAACAACGGCCGATCGGCCACCGACCCGTTTTCCCGACGAAAAACAAGGCACCTTCTCTTTCCCTTCCTCCGCTTCGGTTACACCTTTTAA
- a CDS encoding response regulator transcription factor, with product MTRVLVVEDDPRLAKLLEGDLELEGYKVDVARDGLEGLEKAKRGKPDIILLDVMLPKMNGYDVCRAIRKDDVDTPILFLTAKGQESEKVVGFSLGADDYVVKPFSGMELMARIKALLRRRQREAEKVTAVEFDGVRVDFKRMEAVRGKKDLGLTPKEFQILEHLVRHKGEVVSRQKLLEDVWGYDALPSTRTVDNQVLTLRQKLGGKDKDAHIVTVHGVGYKFVGL from the coding sequence ATGACGCGCGTTTTGGTGGTGGAGGACGACCCCCGGCTGGCCAAGTTGCTCGAAGGCGACTTGGAACTGGAGGGGTACAAAGTCGACGTGGCCCGGGACGGCTTGGAAGGGCTGGAAAAAGCCAAACGGGGAAAGCCGGACATCATCCTTCTCGACGTCATGCTGCCCAAGATGAACGGCTACGACGTCTGCCGAGCGATCCGCAAGGACGACGTGGACACCCCGATTCTCTTTTTGACGGCCAAGGGGCAGGAGAGCGAAAAGGTGGTGGGCTTCTCCCTGGGGGCCGACGATTACGTGGTCAAACCCTTCAGCGGCATGGAGTTGATGGCCCGGATCAAGGCCCTTTTGCGCCGCCGCCAACGGGAGGCCGAAAAAGTGACCGCCGTGGAGTTCGACGGGGTCCGGGTGGATTTCAAACGCATGGAAGCCGTGCGGGGCAAAAAAGACCTGGGGTTGACGCCGAAGGAATTTCAGATCCTAGAGCACCTCGTGCGCCACAAAGGCGAGGTGGTTTCGCGGCAAAAACTGCTCGAGGACGTTTGGGGGTACGACGCGTTGCCCAGCACGCGCACGGTGGACAACCAGGTCCTCACCCTGCGGCAAAAACTGGGCGGCAAGGACAAGGACGCCCACATCGTGACGGTGCACGGCGTGGGTTACAAATTCGTGGGTTTATGA
- a CDS encoding HAMP domain-containing histidine kinase, translating into MTREKSSVPSRRWFALAVAGLIAASAGLITLGARSIVFEARLLKKQAEERLGATADATTARLRTDLEALLDPVRRAAESWRGDLVSVRRLAESGFFYLSAEGRPAWPRPPLAAEPPPDEWAPGPFEDDLRAAEKWEFTPGRLGDAVTLYQTLLSKKPPPAVEIHVLKAVAAAHRKLQRPTEALAVYADLADRFGDRPDPAGWPLGVLARARIADVWEESGDRARARTLRAALWEDVLYQRWPMTAAAREKTLDELQARLDGADRRRAERRRVEAWRAAAARFWKTHGAEAPGWRSRWGSGRLFASAGGWVAAAPAEDGAVFGNVDLDTTAWVSDRLKNTPATWDGGGERPADGTGVTRTLWTVHPPLTLRFSAPAGDAGASLFRQRTRAFAGMIALSLVILAAALVLAARALRRESETAALKTDFVANVSHELRTPLSSIAYIGERLAAGRVRSEDERRELHDMLRLETDRLKELVDQALDFSRSLTEGKGYDFQTLDLGDLAAEALRRFEGQARARDFVIAFAPSPNPAPVRADGRAVVRAVMNLLDNALKYSGETRRGELAIVADGREAGVAVRDFGVGIADTDRERIFEKFVRLEHHMKRTRDGGVGLGLAMVKNIMDAHGGRVGLDSAPGRGSVFTLWFPREDTKA; encoded by the coding sequence ATGACTCGAGAAAAATCAAGCGTGCCCTCCCGCCGGTGGTTCGCCCTGGCGGTGGCCGGGCTGATCGCCGCGAGCGCGGGGTTGATCACCCTGGGCGCGCGCTCGATCGTGTTCGAAGCCCGGCTTTTAAAAAAACAGGCCGAGGAACGCCTGGGGGCGACCGCCGACGCGACCACCGCGCGTTTGCGGACCGACCTGGAAGCCCTGCTGGACCCCGTCCGTCGCGCCGCCGAGTCCTGGCGGGGCGACCTCGTTTCGGTGCGGCGTTTGGCGGAGTCCGGTTTTTTCTATTTGTCGGCGGAGGGGCGCCCGGCGTGGCCGCGGCCCCCGCTCGCCGCCGAGCCCCCTCCGGACGAATGGGCGCCGGGGCCTTTCGAAGACGATCTGCGCGCCGCCGAAAAATGGGAGTTCACGCCGGGACGGCTGGGCGATGCGGTGACGCTCTACCAAACCCTCCTTTCCAAAAAACCGCCTCCCGCTGTGGAGATTCACGTTCTAAAAGCCGTCGCGGCCGCCCATCGGAAACTCCAGCGGCCCACCGAGGCCCTGGCGGTTTACGCCGACCTCGCCGACCGGTTCGGCGATCGGCCCGACCCCGCGGGATGGCCCCTGGGGGTGTTGGCCCGGGCCCGAATCGCCGACGTGTGGGAGGAAAGCGGCGACCGCGCCCGCGCGAGAACCCTGCGGGCCGCGTTGTGGGAGGACGTCCTCTACCAGCGTTGGCCGATGACCGCGGCGGCCCGGGAGAAGACCCTCGACGAACTTCAGGCCCGCCTGGACGGGGCCGACCGGCGCCGCGCGGAGCGGCGACGGGTGGAAGCCTGGCGCGCGGCCGCGGCGCGCTTTTGGAAAACCCACGGCGCCGAGGCGCCGGGGTGGCGTTCGCGGTGGGGTTCGGGCCGATTGTTCGCGTCCGCCGGGGGATGGGTGGCGGCCGCGCCGGCGGAGGACGGGGCCGTGTTCGGGAACGTGGACTTGGACACGACCGCCTGGGTGTCGGACCGCCTGAAAAACACGCCGGCGACCTGGGACGGGGGGGGCGAACGCCCCGCCGACGGGACCGGAGTGACCCGGACCCTGTGGACGGTCCACCCCCCGTTGACGCTCCGCTTTTCGGCGCCGGCCGGCGACGCCGGGGCGAGCCTCTTCCGCCAGCGGACGCGGGCCTTTGCCGGGATGATCGCCCTTTCCCTGGTCATCCTGGCGGCGGCCCTGGTTTTGGCCGCCCGGGCGCTGCGGCGCGAATCGGAGACGGCGGCGCTCAAGACCGACTTCGTGGCCAACGTTTCCCATGAATTGCGGACCCCCCTCAGCTCCATCGCCTACATCGGGGAACGGCTGGCGGCGGGGCGCGTTCGATCGGAGGACGAACGGCGGGAGTTGCACGACATGTTGCGGCTGGAAACCGATCGGTTGAAAGAATTGGTCGACCAGGCCCTCGACTTTTCCCGGTCGTTGACCGAGGGAAAAGGCTATGATTTTCAAACCCTGGATCTGGGGGATCTCGCGGCCGAGGCGCTTCGGCGTTTTGAGGGCCAAGCCCGGGCCCGGGACTTCGTCATCGCTTTCGCGCCGTCCCCGAACCCCGCGCCCGTGCGGGCCGATGGGCGGGCGGTGGTCCGCGCCGTGATGAACCTGCTGGACAACGCGCTCAAATATTCCGGCGAAACCCGCCGGGGGGAACTCGCGATCGTGGCCGACGGGCGGGAAGCGGGCGTGGCGGTGCGGGATTTCGGCGTCGGCATCGCGGACACCGATCGCGAGCGGATTTTTGAAAAGTTCGTCCGGCTGGAGCACCACATGAAGCGCACCCGGGACGGGGGCGTTGGGTTGGGCCTGGCCATGGTCAAAAACATCATGGACGCCCACGGCGGACGTGTCGGCCTCGACAGCGCGCCGGGCCGGGGGTCGGTGTTCACGTTGTGGTTTCCGCGGGAGGACACAAAGGCATGA
- a CDS encoding hemerythrin family protein, producing the protein MHPLQWSDQFKTGIASIDRDHHELFGQIQNLSEATVNASSRDVVANLLEFLTDYTRHHFSKEENLMRRANYPRVEEHRWAHEQMMLHVTEMVRDFHSPSQTDPRRIGEFLSHWWSDHVLNEDFSFIPWVEALPKNG; encoded by the coding sequence GTGCACCCCCTCCAATGGTCGGACCAATTCAAAACGGGAATCGCAAGCATTGACCGGGACCATCACGAACTCTTCGGCCAAATCCAAAATCTCAGCGAGGCCACCGTGAACGCCTCTTCGCGGGACGTTGTGGCGAACCTTTTGGAATTCCTCACCGATTACACCCGGCATCATTTCTCCAAAGAGGAAAACCTGATGAGGCGGGCCAACTACCCCCGTGTCGAGGAACACCGATGGGCCCATGAACAAATGATGTTGCACGTCACTGAAATGGTAAGGGATTTCCACTCCCCATCACAAACGGACCCGCGGCGGATCGGGGAATTCCTTTCCCATTGGTGGTCCGACCACGTCTTGAACGAAGATTTCTCTTTCATTCCGTGGGTTGAAGCGCTGCCGAAAAACGGATAG
- the pyrR gene encoding bifunctional pyr operon transcriptional regulator/uracil phosphoribosyltransferase PyrR — protein sequence MRPMANKRILSEEDIRAAVTAMAKAILAGLPAPRGDWAVVGIHRRGVPLAQRLARALEELGAPPLPVGSLDITFYRDDMAETALHPVVHETELPFDIAGKTLLLVDDVLFTGRTIRSALDELMDFGRPDRIALAVLIDRGHRELPIQADFAGRLVATRRDERVDVHLSELDGEDAVWLSAKTA from the coding sequence ATGCGCCCGATGGCGAACAAGCGCATCCTGAGCGAAGAGGACATCCGCGCGGCGGTGACCGCGATGGCGAAGGCGATTTTGGCCGGCCTGCCCGCGCCCCGGGGGGATTGGGCCGTGGTGGGCATCCATCGCCGCGGGGTGCCCCTGGCCCAACGTCTGGCCCGCGCCCTCGAAGAACTCGGCGCGCCGCCGTTGCCCGTGGGATCCCTCGACATCACCTTCTACCGCGACGACATGGCCGAAACCGCCCTCCACCCGGTCGTGCACGAAACGGAACTTCCCTTCGACATCGCGGGCAAGACCCTTTTGTTGGTCGACGACGTCCTTTTCACCGGGCGGACCATCCGGTCGGCCCTGGATGAGCTGATGGATTTCGGCCGCCCCGACCGAATCGCCCTGGCGGTGCTGATCGATCGGGGCCACCGCGAATTGCCGATCCAGGCGGATTTCGCCGGTCGGTTGGTGGCCACCCGGCGCGACGAGCGGGTGGACGTGCACCTGTCGGAACTGGACGGCGAGGACGCGGTGTGGCTCTCCGCGAAAACGGCGTGA
- a CDS encoding aspartate carbamoyltransferase catalytic subunit — translation MALRENGVKDLLGLEYLSVAQIETVLDVARPMKNLFTRSIKKVPALRGKTVALVFFEPSTRTRGSFELAAKRLSADTLNFTASTSSVTKGESLIDTAKTYEAMKVDFMVVRHAASGASGIIASAVKARVINAGDGSHEHPTQGLLDIFTIREKKKKIEGLKVVILGDILHSRVARSNLWALTKLGAKVTVCGPATLIPAGLTDIFGSQVSVSTDLDEALGDADVVNVLRLQRERQQGAYFPTVREYTELFGLNTERLQKAKPDCLVLHPGPMNRGVEISSEVADGPQSQILEQVTNGIAVRMAVLYLFAGPEGLPVNRPEAQKAAKAVQTSLKAIT, via the coding sequence GTGGCTCTCCGCGAAAACGGCGTGAAAGACCTTCTCGGGCTCGAATACCTTTCGGTGGCGCAGATCGAAACCGTGCTGGACGTCGCGCGGCCCATGAAGAACCTCTTCACCCGCTCCATCAAAAAAGTCCCCGCCCTGCGGGGCAAAACGGTCGCCCTGGTCTTCTTCGAGCCCTCCACCCGCACGCGGGGCTCCTTTGAATTGGCGGCCAAGCGCCTCTCCGCCGACACGTTGAACTTCACCGCGTCCACGAGTTCCGTCACCAAGGGCGAGTCCCTGATCGACACGGCCAAAACCTACGAGGCCATGAAAGTGGACTTCATGGTGGTCCGTCACGCGGCCTCGGGCGCGTCCGGGATCATCGCGAGCGCGGTCAAAGCGCGGGTCATCAACGCGGGCGACGGGTCGCACGAGCACCCCACCCAGGGGCTGCTCGACATCTTCACCATCCGCGAAAAAAAGAAAAAGATCGAAGGGCTCAAGGTGGTCATCCTGGGGGACATCCTCCATTCCCGCGTGGCCCGCTCGAACTTGTGGGCGCTCACCAAGCTGGGGGCCAAAGTCACCGTGTGCGGTCCGGCGACGCTGATCCCCGCCGGCCTGACCGATATTTTCGGGTCCCAGGTTTCCGTCTCCACCGATTTGGACGAGGCCCTGGGGGACGCGGACGTGGTCAACGTGTTGCGCCTCCAGCGGGAGCGCCAGCAGGGGGCCTATTTCCCGACGGTACGCGAATACACCGAACTGTTCGGACTCAACACCGAGCGCCTGCAAAAGGCCAAGCCCGATTGCCTCGTCCTCCATCCCGGCCCCATGAACCGCGGCGTTGAGATCTCCTCCGAGGTCGCCGACGGGCCGCAATCCCAAATTTTGGAGCAGGTCACCAACGGCATCGCGGTCCGCATGGCGGTCCTCTACCTCTTCGCGGGCCCCGAGGGCCTGCCCGTCAATCGGCCGGAGGCGCAAAAGGCCGCCAAGGCCGTGCAGACGTCCCTCAAGGCGATCACATGA
- a CDS encoding dihydroorotase: MNKKETTTFLFQNGRLIDPAHQRDGAFDLLVENGKVARVGKNIPVPVGAEVIDAKGLIVAPGLIDIHVHLREPGHEGAETIASGTRAAAAGGVTSVVAMPNTNPPIDDVSGIRFLLRRAAETACVRVWPSGAITLGRSGEKLAEIGAMAGAGAVAVTDDGNSVPDTQLLRRALDYAKMFDITVIEHAEDKSLMADGVMNEGSLATRLGHKGIPRQAESIAAGRNIALAELTGAHLHLTHISSRETVELVRQAKKKGLRVTADCTPHHFTLTEDAVLAHGTNAKMNPPLRAEADRRALIDGLADGTIDCIATDHAPHSRASKEQEFSAAPFGVIGLETLLPLVVTQLIEPGHLTWPEALRRLTANPARTLGLPVGDLAEGSPADVVLIDPAEAHTVGDFVSKSRNSPFIGQTLRGAARLTMVEGRVVYSPVP, encoded by the coding sequence ATGAACAAAAAAGAAACCACCACGTTCCTGTTTCAAAACGGCCGATTGATCGACCCCGCCCACCAGCGGGACGGCGCCTTCGATTTGTTGGTGGAAAACGGCAAGGTCGCGCGCGTCGGTAAAAACATTCCCGTGCCCGTCGGGGCGGAGGTGATCGACGCCAAAGGTTTGATCGTGGCCCCCGGACTGATCGACATCCACGTCCACCTGCGGGAGCCCGGCCACGAAGGGGCCGAAACCATCGCTTCCGGCACGCGGGCGGCCGCCGCGGGGGGCGTGACCAGCGTCGTGGCCATGCCCAACACGAACCCGCCCATCGACGACGTGTCGGGGATCCGGTTCCTTTTGCGCCGCGCCGCCGAAACGGCCTGCGTGCGGGTGTGGCCCTCCGGGGCGATCACGCTGGGGCGTTCCGGCGAAAAGCTGGCCGAAATCGGCGCCATGGCCGGCGCCGGCGCCGTCGCCGTCACCGACGACGGCAACTCGGTTCCCGACACCCAATTGCTGCGCCGCGCCCTCGACTACGCCAAGATGTTCGACATCACGGTCATCGAGCACGCCGAAGACAAATCCCTCATGGCCGACGGGGTGATGAACGAGGGGTCGTTGGCCACCCGGCTGGGGCACAAGGGCATTCCCCGCCAGGCCGAGAGCATCGCCGCCGGGCGGAACATCGCCCTGGCCGAGCTCACGGGCGCCCACCTCCACTTGACCCACATTTCGTCCCGGGAAACGGTGGAGCTTGTGCGGCAGGCGAAAAAGAAAGGCCTGCGTGTGACCGCCGATTGCACCCCCCACCATTTTACGTTGACGGAAGACGCCGTCCTGGCCCACGGCACCAACGCCAAGATGAACCCCCCGCTCCGCGCCGAGGCCGACCGCCGCGCCCTGATCGACGGCCTCGCGGACGGCACGATCGATTGCATCGCCACGGACCACGCCCCGCACTCCCGCGCGTCCAAAGAGCAGGAATTCTCGGCGGCGCCCTTCGGGGTGATCGGTCTGGAAACTTTGTTGCCCTTGGTCGTCACCCAATTGATCGAGCCGGGCCATTTGACGTGGCCGGAGGCCTTGCGCCGGCTCACGGCCAATCCGGCCCGAACGCTGGGGTTGCCGGTGGGCGATTTGGCCGAGGGCTCCCCGGCGGACGTCGTGTTGATCGACCCGGCCGAGGCGCACACCGTGGGGGATTTCGTCTCCAAAAGCCGGAACTCGCCGTTCATCGGCCAGACCCTGCGGGGCGCCGCGCGTTTGACGATGGTGGAGGGCCGCGTGGTATACTCCCCGGTCCCGTGA